From Deltaproteobacteria bacterium, the proteins below share one genomic window:
- a CDS encoding insulinase family protein — MKADQSVRVYRLDNGITLLGETMKQVSSAAMSILVPMGAVTDPEERQGSASILVEMFNKGGGPFNSKELSWEFEKLGAHRASSAGLEHCCFSCSALGENLSKIIPLYAKMLLEPHLPEEELRSVKDVVIQELKSLEDEPSSKVMVELSRRFYPEPFGRCNLGTTSGVEAVSGALLKKYYKEGFVANGTIIGVAGNFDWEEIKSVVEASFSSWKGSSERMLPGPLSKETRAFHLEQDTSQLQIALAYPSVAIDHDDYYRAKVAVGILSGGMAGRLFIEVREKRGLVYRVSASHNGALGRASVTAYAGTTPEHAQQTLSVMVRELKNLKNGVTDEELKRAKADIKSKMVIQLELSSARASRLTNDWWSLGEVRDLGDIKAAIDSVNNDLLCRHLDAYRVSPVTLVTLGPQMNLELSL, encoded by the coding sequence ATGAAAGCTGATCAGTCCGTCAGAGTTTATCGATTAGATAACGGCATTACTTTGCTAGGGGAAACTATGAAGCAGGTTTCCTCGGCTGCTATGAGTATTTTGGTGCCCATGGGCGCGGTGACAGATCCGGAAGAGAGGCAAGGAAGTGCGTCTATTCTTGTGGAGATGTTTAATAAGGGCGGCGGCCCATTTAATAGCAAGGAGCTCTCCTGGGAGTTTGAGAAGCTCGGCGCGCATCGCGCAAGTTCCGCAGGGCTGGAGCACTGCTGCTTCTCCTGCTCGGCTTTGGGCGAGAATCTCTCAAAGATAATTCCGCTATACGCTAAAATGTTGCTCGAACCGCATTTGCCTGAGGAGGAGCTAAGAAGCGTAAAGGATGTAGTGATTCAGGAATTAAAATCGCTAGAGGATGAACCTTCGAGCAAAGTTATGGTGGAGCTTTCTAGGCGCTTTTATCCAGAACCCTTTGGTCGTTGTAATTTGGGAACGACTAGTGGAGTCGAGGCGGTTAGTGGAGCGCTATTGAAAAAATACTATAAAGAAGGCTTTGTCGCGAATGGGACTATAATTGGCGTTGCTGGTAACTTCGATTGGGAGGAGATAAAGAGCGTCGTTGAGGCGAGTTTTAGCTCTTGGAAGGGGAGTAGCGAGAGGATGTTACCTGGGCCGTTAAGCAAGGAGACGCGCGCCTTTCATCTTGAGCAAGACACGTCTCAACTGCAGATTGCGTTGGCGTATCCAAGTGTCGCTATTGATCACGATGATTATTACAGGGCGAAAGTCGCTGTGGGGATTTTATCTGGAGGAATGGCTGGAAGACTTTTTATTGAGGTGCGCGAGAAGCGCGGTCTGGTGTATCGGGTTTCTGCTAGTCACAATGGCGCGCTTGGGCGTGCATCAGTCACGGCTTATGCGGGGACGACGCCAGAACACGCACAGCAAACTTTAAGTGTCATGGTGCGCGAATTGAAAAATTTAAAAAACGGAGTTACAGATGAAGAACTCAAGCGCGCTAAGGCTGATATTAAGTCTAAGATGGTTATCCAGCTAGAACTTAGTTCGGCTCGCGCCTCGCGTTTGACAAACGATTGGTGGAGTTTGGGAGAGGTTAGGGATTTAGGCGATATAAAGGCGGCTATTGACAGCGTCAATAACGATTTGCTTTGTCGCCATCTCGATGCTTATCGAGTTTCGCCCGTCACGCTTGTTACTCTTGGTCCTCAGATGAATTTGGAGTTATCGCTGTGA